One segment of Dolichospermum sp. DET69 DNA contains the following:
- a CDS encoding ISH3 family transposase, whose product MTVSSLTKATRGESTEELVLTDSETLDEVIQCLVENFSIETQGACDQQTLFEILVKAASTGDSIENTAKLLKNIPTANDIRYHLNKINNFEELEAQINQALKSRIPLGLKKGCLKIAIDLNLICYYGQPTSSELPYIYRSEAKSGTNSFYAYATLYVISNNKRVTLAIRGVRQLDTSVALITYLLAELESLKINVKKLYLDRGFFNTPVIRWLQALDIPFLMPAIKTGKKGGIKQFLKGKKSYKTTYTITRDKDDFVTFDLWIVCKYRKGKHKKHGVQYFVYVAYKVKTNLNYIYQDYRKRFGIETSYRLKNICRIKTNNKNPVLRLLFIGISFLLINIWVNLLWLKISRKRKGSRLIYRTLFTLKQMLAFLSQALQKKYQVVESIYIPSG is encoded by the coding sequence TTGACTGTTTCATCTCTAACAAAAGCCACGCGGGGCGAGTCTACAGAAGAACTCGTTTTAACCGACTCAGAAACTCTTGATGAGGTTATTCAGTGTTTAGTAGAAAATTTTTCGATTGAAACGCAAGGAGCCTGTGACCAACAAACTTTATTCGAGATTCTGGTTAAAGCAGCCAGCACTGGAGACAGTATTGAAAACACAGCTAAATTGTTAAAAAATATTCCGACAGCTAATGATATTAGATATCATCTCAATAAAATTAACAATTTTGAGGAATTAGAAGCGCAAATAAATCAAGCATTAAAAAGTCGAATTCCTTTAGGATTAAAAAAAGGGTGTTTGAAAATAGCGATTGATTTAAATTTAATTTGTTATTATGGTCAACCAACATCGTCAGAATTACCCTACATATATCGAAGTGAAGCTAAATCTGGTACTAATTCATTTTATGCCTATGCCACTTTATATGTTATTAGTAATAATAAGCGTGTAACTCTAGCAATAAGAGGTGTTCGCCAATTAGATACTAGTGTGGCTTTAATTACTTATTTATTAGCAGAACTTGAATCCCTAAAAATAAATGTAAAAAAACTCTATTTGGATAGGGGATTTTTTAATACTCCTGTAATTAGATGGTTACAGGCATTAGATATTCCCTTTCTTATGCCTGCTATCAAGACTGGAAAAAAAGGAGGAATCAAACAATTCCTCAAGGGTAAAAAAAGTTATAAAACTACCTATACTATTACAAGAGACAAAGATGATTTTGTCACATTTGATTTATGGATCGTCTGTAAATATAGAAAGGGAAAGCATAAAAAGCATGGGGTTCAATACTTTGTTTATGTTGCTTATAAGGTCAAAACAAATTTAAATTATATCTATCAAGATTATCGAAAAAGATTTGGCATTGAAACCAGTTATCGTCTGAAAAATATTTGTCGAATTAAGACGAATAACAAAAATCCAGTCTTGAGATTACTATTCATTGGAATATCCTTTCTTCTAATTAACATCTGGGTGAATCTACTATGGCTCAAAATCAGTCGTAAAAGGAAAGGTAGTAGATTAATTTATCGCACACTTTTTACACTCAAACAGATGTTAGCCTTTTTATCTCAAGCCCTACAGAAGAAATATCAAGTCGTTGAAAGCATTTATATTCCATCCGGTTAG
- the nadA gene encoding quinolinate synthase NadA: MFTTTLTPQKSGTLPLDLFAAIADLKTELNAVILAHYYQDPDIQDIADFIGDSLQLAKAAANTKADVIVFAGVHFMAETAKILNPDKLVLLPDINAGCSLADSCPPKEFAAFKAAHPDHLVISYINCSAEIKGMSDIICTSSNAVKIVQQIPKEQPIIFAPDRNLGRYVMEQTGREMLLWQGSCIVHETFSEKKIVQLKITHPHAEAIAHPECETSVLRHASFIGSTAALLNYCQISPSQEFIVATEPGIIHQMQKLAPNKHFIPAPPQSDCNCNECPFMRLNTLEKLYLAMKNRTPEITLPEELRLAALRPMQRMLEMSV; the protein is encoded by the coding sequence GTGTTTACAACTACACTTACTCCCCAAAAATCAGGAACTCTACCATTAGATTTATTTGCTGCTATTGCGGATCTAAAAACAGAACTTAATGCGGTGATATTAGCCCACTACTATCAAGATCCCGATATCCAAGATATTGCCGACTTTATTGGCGATTCCTTACAATTAGCTAAAGCCGCAGCCAATACCAAAGCAGATGTGATTGTGTTTGCGGGTGTTCACTTCATGGCGGAAACCGCAAAAATCCTCAATCCTGATAAATTGGTATTGCTACCAGATATCAATGCCGGTTGTTCTTTAGCAGATAGTTGTCCACCAAAAGAGTTTGCTGCCTTCAAAGCCGCACACCCAGACCATTTGGTAATTTCCTATATTAACTGTTCTGCGGAAATTAAGGGGATGAGTGATATTATCTGCACCAGTTCCAACGCTGTGAAGATTGTCCAGCAAATACCCAAAGAACAGCCGATTATTTTCGCCCCAGACCGCAACTTAGGACGGTATGTAATGGAACAAACCGGACGGGAAATGCTCCTATGGCAAGGTAGCTGTATTGTTCATGAGACTTTTTCCGAAAAGAAAATAGTCCAGTTAAAAATTACACATCCTCATGCGGAAGCGATCGCCCACCCAGAATGTGAAACCAGCGTCTTGCGTCACGCCAGCTTTATTGGCTCTACAGCCGCCTTACTCAATTATTGTCAAATCAGCCCTAGCCAGGAGTTTATCGTGGCTACAGAGCCGGGAATCATTCACCAGATGCAAAAACTAGCACCCAACAAACACTTTATTCCCGCCCCCCCGCAAAGTGATTGTAACTGTAACGAATGTCCATTCATGCGGCTAAACACCTTAGAAAAGCTGTATTTAGCCATGAAAAACCGCACCCCTGAAATTACTTTACCAGAAGAACTCCGCCTAGCTGCACTACGACCAATGCAAAGGATGTTAGAAATGAGTGTCTAG
- a CDS encoding G-D-S-L family lipolytic protein, whose product MSEPYLLAASLLTGLVIPTSTIPQSPNLPKDSLSLLDLAQGFQSYEREKISSRQIVVPEFSSQTEKSSPVRKSLAKIDTSLPEFSRQTLPKVEQSSAIGKNLPRLGILLSEFRRHGLSTPIKSSFNFNSQITPTKSPVSGSQLYQQRLAALRNGQIYTRTDNDENSESSWESDKAYKLTYQDWKSLLVIEAKAITKGQGANRLSILVGDSLSLWFPKDKLPTGKLWLNQGISGDTSEGVSQRLSAFSATKPDVIYLMIGINDLRKGATDKSILVNSSRIIHRLRQSHATSQIIVQSILPVRSGKIANSRIRHINAQLAVIAQKQGANYLNIHNWFTDTDGNLRPELTTDGLHLSPAGYQVWQFALEQIEYRVAQIYN is encoded by the coding sequence ATGAGTGAACCTTATCTGTTAGCCGCAAGCTTGTTAACAGGATTGGTAATCCCAACATCAACAATTCCTCAAAGCCCTAATCTTCCAAAAGATTCTCTATCCTTGTTGGATTTGGCACAGGGTTTCCAATCTTACGAAAGAGAAAAAATTTCTTCCCGTCAAATTGTTGTACCTGAATTTAGTAGTCAAACTGAAAAGTCTTCCCCCGTCAGGAAGAGTTTGGCCAAGATTGATACCTCATTACCAGAATTTAGTAGACAAACTCTGCCGAAGGTTGAACAATCATCAGCAATAGGGAAAAACCTCCCCAGGTTGGGAATTTTATTATCAGAATTTAGACGGCATGGATTATCAACACCAATAAAATCATCATTTAACTTTAATTCCCAAATAACTCCAACTAAATCACCTGTTTCTGGTAGTCAACTCTACCAGCAAAGATTAGCCGCACTGAGAAATGGTCAAATTTATACGCGCACTGATAATGATGAAAATTCAGAATCATCCTGGGAGTCAGACAAAGCATATAAACTAACTTATCAAGACTGGAAAAGCCTTTTAGTTATTGAAGCTAAGGCTATTACCAAAGGTCAAGGTGCAAACCGTTTGAGTATTTTGGTCGGTGATTCTTTAAGTTTGTGGTTTCCTAAAGATAAACTACCTACGGGTAAATTATGGCTGAATCAAGGTATATCTGGAGATACTTCCGAGGGGGTTTCTCAAAGATTGTCAGCATTTTCGGCAACTAAGCCTGATGTAATTTATTTAATGATTGGAATTAATGATTTACGTAAGGGTGCTACTGACAAATCAATTTTGGTAAATTCCTCGCGGATTATTCACCGTTTACGTCAGAGTCATGCTACCAGTCAGATTATTGTTCAATCTATCTTACCTGTCCGCTCTGGGAAAATTGCTAATAGTCGAATTCGTCATATTAACGCCCAACTTGCTGTAATTGCCCAAAAGCAAGGAGCTAATTATTTGAATATTCATAATTGGTTTACGGATACTGATGGTAACTTGCGTCCTGAATTAACTACGGATGGATTGCATTTATCCCCAGCAGGTTATCAAGTGTGGCAATTCGCACTTGAGCAAATAGAATATAGAGTTGCTCAAATTTACAATTGA
- a CDS encoding Rpn family recombination-promoting nuclease/putative transposase, which translates to MKTDTIFYQLFQTLPSILFELIGKPATEVEAYQFTSVEIKELAFRFDGLFVPASDIPEQPIYFVEVQFQPKADFYWKLFTEIFVYLNQYQPKNDFHAVAIFAKRSLDPGVPMQYRGLLMSQQVTFIYLDELEVTTDNSVGLGMVKLVVEKEETAIDHTRQLIQKTRQQLTDASKRQKVLELLETILVYKLTNLTRQEIEAMFTLDELKQTRYFREVAEDAKVEGKLEGKLEGKLEGKLEGKLEGKLETVPLLLELGLTVEEIAARLAVDIEAVRQIAEKSGN; encoded by the coding sequence GTGAAAACTGATACTATATTCTATCAACTATTTCAGACCTTACCGAGTATCCTGTTTGAATTGATTGGTAAGCCAGCTACAGAGGTGGAAGCATATCAATTTACATCTGTAGAAATTAAGGAACTAGCATTTCGTTTTGATGGTTTATTTGTACCTGCTTCGGATATTCCTGAACAACCTATTTACTTTGTAGAAGTTCAATTTCAACCAAAGGCGGATTTTTACTGGAAACTATTTACAGAAATCTTTGTTTATCTGAATCAATATCAACCAAAGAATGATTTTCATGCAGTAGCGATTTTTGCTAAACGTAGCTTAGATCCTGGTGTACCAATGCAGTATCGGGGTTTGCTAATGAGTCAGCAAGTCACGTTTATTTATTTGGATGAGTTGGAAGTCACAACCGATAATTCTGTAGGGTTGGGAATGGTAAAGCTAGTTGTGGAAAAAGAAGAAACTGCAATTGATCATACTAGGCAGTTGATTCAAAAAACCCGACAACAATTAACAGATGCCAGTAAAAGACAGAAGGTTCTAGAATTATTAGAGACGATCTTGGTTTATAAGTTAACTAATTTAACTCGTCAGGAGATTGAAGCCATGTTTACCCTAGATGAATTAAAGCAAACACGGTATTTTCGAGAAGTTGCCGAAGATGCAAAAGTAGAAGGTAAGTTAGAAGGTAAGTTAGAAGGTAAGTTAGAAGGTAAGTTAGAAGGTAAGTTAGAAGGTAAGTTAGAAACAGTACCGCTGTTATTAGAATTGGGTTTAACTGTGGAAGAAATAGCTGCAAGGTTAGCTGTGGATATTGAAGCCGTAAGACAGATTGCGGAAAAATCTGGTAATTAA
- a CDS encoding cyclase family protein: MTSKNSHPSSNISYSRVIHLSHLIDTDIPKWPGDPPVEFASVAEIQDDGYYLGRFSLGEHSATHINAPNSFYANGVSVDKYPASSLIVPAVVINICEQAAINPDYVFTVSDIQTWETQFGQIPAGNLVILYTGWQEKWSNQKEFFNQDIQGKMHFPGFSQEATKFLITHRQIAGVGIDTHGVDSGQDTNFTINRLLLEQSLIVIENLTNLDNLPPQGTTLIIGILRLKGGSGSPAAIMALF, from the coding sequence TTGACTAGCAAAAATTCCCACCCATCAAGTAATATTAGTTACTCTCGTGTTATCCATCTCAGCCATCTGATTGATACAGATATACCCAAATGGCCTGGTGATCCACCAGTAGAATTTGCTAGTGTTGCAGAAATTCAGGATGATGGTTATTACTTAGGACGCTTTTCTTTGGGGGAACATAGCGCCACTCATATTAACGCCCCCAATAGCTTCTATGCAAACGGTGTCAGTGTTGACAAATATCCAGCATCATCCCTCATAGTACCTGCTGTAGTTATTAATATTTGCGAACAAGCGGCAATAAATCCTGATTATGTCTTCACTGTTAGTGATATTCAAACTTGGGAAACTCAATTTGGGCAAATTCCCGCAGGTAATTTAGTCATACTATATACTGGTTGGCAAGAAAAATGGTCAAATCAAAAGGAGTTTTTTAACCAAGATATACAAGGGAAAATGCACTTTCCCGGTTTTAGCCAGGAAGCGACTAAGTTTTTAATTACACACAGGCAAATTGCTGGAGTGGGCATTGATACTCACGGTGTAGATTCTGGACAGGATACCAACTTTACTATTAATCGGTTGCTCTTGGAGCAATCACTAATTGTGATCGAAAATCTCACCAACTTAGATAACTTACCACCTCAAGGTACTACCTTAATCATTGGGATTCTCCGGTTGAAAGGAGGTTCTGGTTCTCCCGCTGCGATAATGGCATTATTCTAA
- a CDS encoding PAS domain-containing protein: protein MNTRRTTKKSKVNKTTVELSPEQQEQEKNLFPIVGIGASAGGLEAFTQLLSHLPTDTGMGFVLVQHLSPNQKSMLPEILSRTTSMPVNEVREGMKVEPNHVYVIPANVTMTIVKGVLKLNPREKTRGLALTVNDFLISLAEDLGSKAIGVVLSGGNEDGTKGLENIKCAGGITFAQAEEPGMINTMPNTAIASGYVDFILTPQQIAQKLTTVSTHPYIKEVETIPEIEVIPDTTDTLFKIFNILRLATGVNFTYYKQNTLQRRIQRRMMLYRLDKLEDYVYYLQTHPVEVSALYQDVLITVTSFFRDPLSFEALKTQVFPILTKERKSDDPIRLWVAGCSTGEEAYSIAICLIEFLKNQPIINIPIQIFATDINDIAIEKARTGIYKTNQIGGVSPERLQRFFVKVEGGYQITKSVRELCVFARQNLISDPPFSRLDLISCRNVLIYLGAAVQKKIIPTFHYGLKPTGFLMLGISETIGDFSELFSVVDKKYKIYARKLISSRLGIELISMNYALETPKVSTSSPLPNIYRDDLEIQKQADKIVLNEFAPVGVVINDDLEILQFRGQTNSYLEPAPGIPSFNLLKMAKEELRLDLRNCIYQARKGQIPVTRAGIEIRTKNAVRLIKIDVIPFSINSEEVKNTFLVLFSELSSVVTSATAPTSDIQPKQAEKNNHKEEIVALQQELKNNKDYLQSVIEEQQASNQDLRAANEEILSSNEELQSTNEELQTAKEEIQATNEELNTINDELQRRNFESNRVNNDLQNLLTNINISVLILSSDLQIRRFTPMAGSIFNLIPSDMGRPFSNIKHKLNIPDLETQVLEVIRTLNFKTQEVQDQNGHWYDLRIRPYRTLDDKIDGAVVVVVDIDELKHGADQLIASRDYSEAIVDTVRQSLVVLDIDLRVVTANQFFYDTFRVVREATENCLIYEIGNGQWNIAKLRSLLEEVLPQQNQFQDVEVEHNFEEIGSKVMLLNARQMPQIGDKTLILLVIEDITQEKQFEAERVQLLEQEQSARNAAETANRAKDEFLSILSHELRNPLSSLIGWTQLLRKKQLDETKTNQALEAIERAAQAQNLLIGDLLDISRISAGRLNLDIQPVQLVAVISAAIEVVNLAAEAKNIEIVLDLDPTSKTLPGDPIRLQQIVWNLLSNAIKFTPTGGRIDLTLKYSDFQAEIQVRDTGMGISADFLPYVFDRFRQADGTTSKSNPGLGLGLAIVRHLVELHGGTIAATSPGEGQGTTFTIRLPIQRDPEPTVEESNIAIEPVPTPPTAPAEYPSLSGVRVLMVDDEPDIRQLFHIILEDHGVEVTSATSAQEALSILKANPGGYDILLSDIGLPHENGYALMRQVRALSVEEGGQIPAAALSGYTGEIDQANSLSAGFQKHLNKPIEPDQLLSVVAELSGRQIN from the coding sequence ATGAATACTCGACGGACTACCAAAAAATCTAAAGTTAATAAAACTACTGTTGAACTATCCCCAGAACAGCAAGAACAAGAAAAAAATTTATTTCCCATTGTCGGTATTGGCGCTTCTGCCGGTGGTTTGGAGGCATTTACCCAACTATTAAGCCATTTACCAACAGATACGGGGATGGGATTTGTGCTAGTTCAGCATTTAAGTCCTAATCAAAAAAGTATGCTGCCGGAAATTCTGTCTCGGACAACCTCAATGCCTGTAAATGAAGTCCGGGAAGGGATGAAAGTAGAACCGAATCATGTTTATGTGATTCCGGCTAATGTCACCATGACCATTGTTAAAGGGGTGCTAAAACTCAACCCCCGTGAAAAAACTCGCGGACTGGCACTAACTGTCAATGATTTCCTCATATCTTTAGCAGAGGATTTAGGTAGCAAAGCCATCGGTGTGGTGCTGTCAGGAGGTAACGAAGATGGGACAAAGGGTTTAGAAAACATTAAATGTGCAGGAGGCATTACCTTTGCCCAAGCTGAAGAACCGGGAATGATTAATACCATGCCTAATACTGCTATAGCTTCTGGTTATGTAGATTTTATCCTCACCCCCCAACAAATTGCCCAGAAACTAACAACTGTCAGCACTCATCCCTATATTAAAGAAGTAGAAACGATTCCAGAAATTGAAGTTATTCCAGACACAACAGATACTCTATTCAAAATTTTCAATATCCTCCGGTTGGCTACTGGTGTTAATTTTACCTATTACAAACAGAATACTTTGCAAAGGCGAATTCAGCGCCGGATGATGTTATATAGATTAGATAAGCTAGAAGATTACGTTTATTATCTGCAAACTCACCCGGTGGAAGTTAGCGCCCTATATCAAGATGTATTAATTACTGTCACCAGTTTTTTCCGAGATCCACTAAGCTTTGAAGCCTTAAAAACTCAAGTATTTCCTATTCTTACGAAAGAACGTAAATCGGATGATCCAATCCGCTTATGGGTAGCAGGATGTTCCACCGGTGAAGAAGCCTACTCTATTGCCATCTGCTTAATAGAATTTTTAAAAAATCAGCCCATTATTAATATCCCCATTCAGATTTTTGCGACAGATATTAATGATATTGCCATAGAAAAAGCGAGAACTGGCATTTACAAAACCAACCAAATAGGAGGTGTTTCTCCAGAACGCTTGCAACGTTTCTTTGTAAAAGTCGAGGGTGGCTACCAAATTACTAAGTCAGTCCGAGAACTGTGTGTTTTTGCCAGACAAAACCTGATTAGTGATCCGCCTTTTTCTCGATTGGATCTGATTAGTTGTCGCAACGTCCTGATTTATTTGGGTGCGGCTGTCCAGAAGAAAATTATTCCCACTTTCCATTATGGTCTTAAACCTACGGGTTTTTTGATGTTAGGGATATCAGAAACAATAGGGGATTTTTCTGAGTTGTTTTCTGTAGTGGATAAAAAATACAAGATATATGCTCGAAAACTCATATCTTCCCGATTAGGGATTGAGTTAATTAGCATGAACTATGCTTTGGAAACTCCGAAAGTATCAACATCATCACCATTGCCTAATATTTATAGGGATGATCTGGAAATACAGAAACAAGCTGACAAGATTGTCTTAAACGAATTTGCACCTGTGGGTGTGGTGATTAATGATGATTTGGAAATTTTGCAATTCCGAGGTCAGACCAATTCTTATTTAGAACCTGCACCAGGCATACCCAGTTTTAATTTGTTGAAAATGGCTAAGGAAGAATTGCGGTTAGATCTACGTAACTGTATCTATCAAGCCAGAAAAGGACAGATACCAGTCACAAGAGCAGGAATAGAAATCAGAACTAAAAATGCAGTTAGGCTGATAAAAATTGATGTAATTCCTTTTAGTATTAATAGTGAAGAGGTAAAAAACACATTTTTAGTTTTGTTTAGCGAGTTATCCTCTGTAGTTACTTCTGCCACAGCCCCAACCAGCGATATCCAACCCAAACAAGCAGAAAAAAACAATCACAAAGAAGAAATTGTTGCTCTGCAACAGGAATTAAAAAATAATAAAGATTATCTGCAATCAGTTATTGAGGAACAGCAAGCTTCTAATCAAGATTTGCGAGCGGCAAATGAGGAAATACTTTCTAGCAATGAAGAATTGCAAAGTACCAATGAAGAATTACAAACAGCGAAGGAAGAAATTCAAGCTACTAATGAAGAATTAAATACGATTAATGATGAACTACAACGGCGAAATTTTGAATCTAATCGGGTAAACAATGATTTACAAAATCTCCTGACTAATATTAATATTTCTGTCCTGATCTTAAGTAGTGATTTACAGATTCGTCGCTTTACTCCCATGGCAGGGTCAATATTTAATTTAATTCCTTCCGATATGGGACGACCATTTAGTAATATTAAACATAAGTTAAATATACCAGATTTGGAGACACAAGTTTTAGAAGTAATTAGGACTCTGAATTTTAAAACTCAGGAAGTGCAAGACCAAAATGGTCATTGGTATGATTTACGCATTCGCCCCTATCGGACGCTAGATGATAAAATTGATGGTGCTGTGGTAGTTGTGGTGGATATTGATGAACTCAAACATGGCGCTGATCAACTTATAGCATCCCGTGATTATTCAGAAGCAATTGTAGATACTGTGCGCCAATCTTTGGTGGTGCTGGATATAGATTTACGGGTAGTTACAGCTAATCAGTTTTTCTACGACACATTTAGGGTGGTGCGAGAAGCAACAGAAAATTGCCTAATTTATGAAATCGGTAATGGACAGTGGAATATTGCTAAACTGCGATCGCTCTTAGAAGAAGTTCTCCCCCAGCAAAACCAGTTTCAAGACGTGGAAGTTGAGCATAATTTCGAGGAAATCGGCTCCAAAGTGATGCTTCTCAATGCCCGTCAAATGCCGCAAATAGGGGATAAAACACTGATTCTTTTAGTAATTGAGGATATTACCCAAGAGAAACAATTTGAAGCAGAACGGGTTCAACTCCTAGAACAAGAACAGTCAGCCAGAAATGCCGCAGAAACAGCCAACCGTGCTAAAGATGAATTTTTATCCATTCTCTCTCACGAGTTGCGAAACCCCCTGAGTTCCCTAATTGGATGGACGCAATTACTCCGAAAAAAGCAGCTAGATGAAACCAAGACCAATCAAGCATTAGAAGCCATTGAACGCGCTGCTCAAGCTCAAAACCTGCTGATTGGGGATTTATTGGATATTTCTCGCATTAGCGCTGGTAGGCTAAATCTAGATATTCAACCTGTGCAGCTTGTAGCTGTAATTTCCGCAGCGATAGAGGTTGTAAATCTGGCCGCAGAAGCGAAAAATATTGAAATTGTATTGGACTTAGATCCTACCTCTAAAACCTTACCAGGAGATCCGATTCGCTTACAGCAGATCGTCTGGAATTTACTTTCTAACGCGATTAAATTTACTCCCACAGGAGGAAGAATTGATCTCACTTTAAAGTACAGTGATTTTCAAGCAGAGATTCAAGTTAGGGATACTGGCATGGGTATTAGTGCCGACTTTCTCCCCTATGTGTTTGATCGCTTCCGTCAAGCTGATGGGACTACAAGTAAATCAAATCCTGGATTGGGATTGGGTTTAGCGATTGTCCGTCACTTGGTAGAACTTCACGGTGGGACAATTGCAGCTACCAGTCCAGGAGAGGGTCAAGGTACAACCTTTACAATCAGACTACCTATCCAAAGAGACCCAGAACCGACCGTCGAAGAAAGTAACATAGCAATAGAACCTGTTCCTACCCCCCCTACTGCCCCTGCGGAATACCCATCATTGTCAGGCGTGCGTGTGCTTATGGTAGATGATGAACCAGATATCCGCCAATTATTTCACATCATCCTGGAAGACCACGGAGTAGAAGTCACATCAGCCACATCAGCCCAAGAAGCCTTATCAATACTCAAAGCTAATCCTGGTGGATATGACATCCTGTTATCTGATATTGGTCTACCCCATGAAAATGGTTATGCTTTGATGCGTCAGGTAAGGGCGTTGAGTGTTGAAGAAGGCGGACAAATTCCCGCAGCCGCTCTAAGTGGTTATACTGGAGAAATAGATCAGGCAAACTCTCTATCAGCAGGATTTCAAAAGCATCTCAATAAACCTATCGAACCAGATCAATTGCTGAGTGTAGTTGCAGAATTATCTGGCAGACAAATAAATTAG
- a CDS encoding TIGR04168 family protein, with amino-acid sequence MTSQKTQSITLKIAVIGDVHDQWEVEDGIALKQLGVDLALFVGDFGNESVEVVKAIASLDIPKAAVMGNHDAWYSATEWGRKKCPYDRTKEDWVQEQLDLLGVSHVGYGKLDFPHWNLTVVGGRPFTWGGPEWRFAQMCQERYGVSNLEESADKIVKIVKSVTCDNIIFLGHNGPSGLGDRAEDPCGKDWHPIGGDFGDPDFAEAISQSLNLKKNVSLVTFGHMHRTLRHTKKLQRKAVFRSPEGTIYLNAATVPRIIQENGVKLRNFSLVSLEDGVVTKASLVWVGKDFQVAAEEVFYNSSISVVPIL; translated from the coding sequence ATGACCAGTCAGAAAACTCAATCAATAACCTTGAAAATTGCTGTAATTGGCGATGTTCACGACCAATGGGAAGTAGAAGACGGTATAGCACTCAAGCAACTTGGTGTTGACTTGGCGCTATTTGTCGGTGATTTCGGGAATGAATCGGTAGAAGTGGTAAAAGCGATCGCTTCCCTAGATATTCCCAAAGCGGCTGTTATGGGCAACCACGATGCCTGGTACTCGGCAACTGAATGGGGACGCAAAAAATGTCCTTATGACCGCACCAAGGAAGACTGGGTACAGGAACAATTAGATTTATTGGGAGTGTCCCATGTCGGTTATGGGAAGTTGGATTTCCCCCATTGGAATTTAACTGTGGTGGGTGGTCGTCCTTTTACCTGGGGTGGACCTGAATGGCGATTTGCCCAAATGTGTCAAGAACGCTATGGTGTGTCTAATTTAGAAGAATCCGCAGATAAAATCGTTAAAATAGTCAAAAGTGTTACTTGTGACAATATTATTTTTCTCGGACACAATGGACCAAGTGGTTTAGGCGATCGCGCTGAGGACCCTTGTGGCAAAGATTGGCATCCCATTGGCGGTGATTTTGGTGATCCTGATTTTGCTGAAGCTATTTCTCAAAGTCTCAACCTGAAGAAAAATGTTTCTCTCGTCACTTTTGGACATATGCACCGGACTCTGCGCCATACTAAGAAGCTGCAACGGAAGGCTGTGTTTAGAAGTCCAGAGGGAACAATTTACTTAAATGCGGCTACTGTCCCCCGGATTATTCAGGAAAACGGGGTGAAGTTACGGAATTTTTCTCTAGTTTCTTTGGAGGATGGTGTAGTCACAAAAGCCTCTCTAGTTTGGGTGGGTAAAGACTTCCAGGTCGCTGCTGAGGAGGTTTTCTATAATTCTTCGATTTCAGTAGTGCCAATTCTGTAA